One stretch of Nitrospirota bacterium DNA includes these proteins:
- a CDS encoding 6-bladed beta-propeller codes for MLKRIIFLTITGTIFLIFTCCSPSQIKTQFSTDGEFVWPKPPEKARIKWISQWASKEDFGGLGELMTFLIGKEKVERLRRPNGVVADKAGNIYVADSELRIIFVFDFEKKTLRFLGFGSLAGPVGIAIDNKREIIFVSDSRLKQVFGIDKNKDNIIITIGAPGEFIGPSGLAYDEKTERLYVSDTRAHIIKVYDKNGKFLFNIGKRGGLDGEFNFPSYLAIDNKSRLYVVDGFNFRVQIFDSNGNFLKKFGKLGDASGYFSRPHGIGVDSEGHIYVVDAAFNNFQIFNEDGQLLLWIGRGGRKPGEFYLPSGLYIDENDKVYVSDTFNRRVQVFQYLKEQT; via the coding sequence ATGTTAAAAAGAATTATTTTTCTTACCATTACAGGAACAATATTTTTGATTTTCACCTGCTGTTCACCATCGCAAATTAAGACTCAGTTTTCTACAGATGGAGAATTTGTATGGCCTAAGCCACCTGAAAAAGCAAGAATAAAATGGATCAGTCAATGGGCGAGCAAGGAAGATTTTGGTGGACTTGGAGAACTTATGACTTTCTTAATAGGCAAAGAAAAAGTTGAACGCCTGCGGAGACCTAATGGTGTCGTAGCAGATAAAGCAGGTAATATTTATGTTGCAGATTCTGAGTTGCGTATAATATTTGTTTTCGATTTTGAGAAAAAAACATTACGTTTTTTAGGATTTGGTTCTCTTGCAGGACCAGTTGGTATTGCAATAGACAATAAAAGAGAAATCATTTTTGTTTCTGATTCGAGACTAAAACAGGTTTTCGGTATTGATAAAAATAAGGATAATATTATTATTACAATTGGTGCTCCTGGCGAATTTATAGGCCCTTCAGGGCTTGCATATGACGAAAAAACAGAGAGACTTTATGTATCAGATACAAGAGCACATATTATTAAAGTGTATGACAAGAATGGAAAATTCCTTTTTAATATCGGGAAACGTGGTGGTCTTGATGGCGAATTCAATTTTCCAAGTTACTTAGCGATTGATAATAAATCAAGACTTTATGTTGTCGATGGTTTCAATTTTAGAGTGCAAATTTTTGATTCCAATGGAAATTTTCTCAAAAAATTCGGGAAATTAGGTGATGCATCAGGATACTTTTCAAGACCACACGGTATTGGAGTTGACTCAGAGGGTCATATTTATGTAGTTGATGCAGCTTTCAATAACTTTCAAATCTTTAATGAAGATGGTCAACTCCTTCTATGGATTGGTCGTGGTGGGCGAAAACCGGGAGAATTTTATCTACCGTCAGGGTTATATATTGATGAAAACGATAAGGTCTATGTGTCTGACACTTTTAACAGAAGAGTTCAAGTATTTCAGTATCTGAAGGAACAAACATAA
- a CDS encoding cytochrome C → METKKKALLLTTVFFLLAMIIYACASQPVAPEAAQPQLAPQQQEATAQPEPAKAEPVSPYAMEIKPLSTSECGRCHYSVFSQIKNEGGKHQLDCTQCHEKFHAYNPIKQNWKEIMPKCEGCHGLIHGEKFAACAQCHSNPHAPKTQMAMSAEFTKTCGDCHAQVGQELQKNISKHTKVACAVCHHSKHGLIPSCMQCHKPHTPEQVDKDCLSCHPAHSPLIIAYPQTTPNNVCGACHAPVYKKLEGSASKHRQVACAQCHSKHRYIPKCEECHGKPHGEVVLKKFPNCLQCHVDVHDLPSKSAAK, encoded by the coding sequence ATGGAAACCAAAAAAAAGGCACTTTTACTTACTACAGTTTTTTTTCTTCTCGCAATGATCATTTATGCATGCGCATCTCAACCAGTAGCACCTGAAGCAGCACAGCCACAGTTAGCTCCTCAACAACAAGAAGCAACTGCACAACCTGAACCAGCAAAAGCCGAGCCAGTATCACCATATGCTATGGAAATTAAGCCTCTCAGCACATCGGAATGTGGTCGCTGTCATTACTCTGTCTTCAGCCAGATAAAGAATGAAGGCGGGAAACATCAACTTGACTGTACTCAATGTCATGAGAAATTTCACGCATATAATCCAATCAAACAGAACTGGAAAGAGATAATGCCAAAATGTGAAGGCTGTCATGGACTTATTCACGGCGAAAAGTTTGCAGCATGTGCTCAGTGTCATTCAAACCCTCATGCTCCTAAAACACAGATGGCAATGAGTGCGGAGTTTACTAAAACATGTGGAGATTGTCATGCACAAGTTGGGCAGGAACTTCAGAAAAATATAAGCAAACATACAAAAGTTGCATGTGCAGTATGCCACCATAGCAAACATGGCTTAATTCCATCCTGCATGCAATGTCACAAACCACATACACCGGAACAGGTTGACAAAGATTGTCTCTCATGCCATCCTGCACATTCACCTTTGATAATAGCCTATCCTCAAACTACGCCGAATAATGTTTGTGGTGCCTGCCATGCACCTGTGTATAAGAAACTGGAAGGAAGTGCAAGCAAACACAGACAGGTCGCCTGTGCTCAGTGTCATTCCAAACATAGATATATCCCAAAATGTGAGGAATGCCACGGAAAACCACACGGCGAGGTGGTACTTAAAAAATTCCCTAACTGTTTGCAATGTCATGTAGATGTGCATGACCTTCCGTCTAAATCCGCAGCAAAGTAA
- a CDS encoding cytochrome C, whose product MMKFFKRYFSFWPILLILVFILSISFLTSSYQMESYAQEKAVMQPVQLGLSDCIKCHPKVQETVDSKGSKHKTAVSCMDCHRGHPPMVSKENIIPACNECHAGKPHYELPNCNSCHSDPHAPLEMKLAMDLTDPCLTCHPGQGSELKNYPSLHTKVACTMCHKAHKEVPSCMNCHKPHTEEMLNKDCLTCHPAHQPMTITYGQDMPSKFCAPCHQSISDQLLASKTKHSAFACVFCHKDKHKMVPTCETCHGTPHPPAMVAQFDKCNACHLSAHTLGKEVK is encoded by the coding sequence ATGATGAAATTTTTCAAAAGATATTTCTCCTTCTGGCCAATCCTTTTGATACTTGTATTTATCCTATCAATTTCTTTTTTAACATCCTCATACCAGATGGAAAGCTATGCACAGGAAAAAGCAGTGATGCAGCCAGTTCAGCTTGGGCTTTCAGACTGTATAAAATGTCATCCAAAGGTTCAGGAGACTGTTGATAGTAAAGGCAGTAAACATAAAACTGCTGTAAGCTGCATGGACTGCCACAGAGGACATCCACCAATGGTCAGTAAAGAGAATATTATTCCTGCCTGTAATGAATGCCATGCTGGGAAACCCCATTACGAGCTTCCAAACTGTAATAGTTGCCATTCGGATCCACACGCCCCTCTTGAAATGAAACTGGCAATGGATTTAACCGATCCATGTCTTACCTGTCATCCAGGACAAGGTAGTGAGTTAAAAAACTATCCGAGCCTGCATACAAAAGTTGCCTGCACCATGTGTCATAAAGCACATAAAGAAGTCCCTTCGTGCATGAACTGCCATAAACCTCACACAGAAGAAATGCTGAATAAAGACTGCCTGACTTGTCATCCTGCACATCAGCCTATGACAATCACTTATGGTCAGGATATGCCTTCAAAATTCTGCGCTCCATGTCATCAGTCAATATCTGATCAACTTTTAGCTTCTAAGACTAAACATTCTGCCTTTGCCTGTGTCTTCTGCCACAAAGATAAACATAAAATGGTTCCGACATGCGAAACATGTCACGGAACACCTCATCCACCTGCTATGGTTGCACAATTTGATAAATGTAATGCATGTCATTTAAGTGCACATACCTTAGGAAAGGAGGTAAAATAA